In Helicobacter pylori, a single genomic region encodes these proteins:
- the dnaG gene encoding DNA primase: protein MIINFEGLKNIVSVVDVIEKYLDLHKCGANLKACCPFHDERSASFFVSQEKNIFKCFGCGVSGDAFKFLQEFKKISFTEAIQEIASMYHYTIEYDNNEEKEEKERLKEILAFANNLFKERILKEPVVLEYLNRRGVTLEKVKDYGLGFCTNEEKEELKKRFTPYDLIASGLFSDANKDRELKIFCNYRITFPLKDTKGNIVSFSARTCTIKNPRNGTKYINGRDTKIFKKSFILYNLDRARQAITQKKQVILCEGFFDVMSFENFDYNNSVCCIGTAFTKEHVKILNHLNAELCFCLDNDLAGLEASIRAIEICLLNHTTNLSVIKIKDKDFKDMGDYLERNKRPNLVKINGFKFYCSYLLRAEFDNKTKDFNYKRILRAIKDLNPFIKGDLLKILKSFLPSEDTQMEKIKKPVLSLLEARIYATMLESEEFRYIARRYLSPEDVEFKDIFKKIVLNDFRGLDFLKKYEIIKERDYLHCLNEFKIKGLKNSLKYAIENKDYMLIEALNHKIKELQNPF, encoded by the coding sequence ATGATTATTAATTTTGAAGGTCTTAAAAATATCGTTAGCGTTGTTGATGTCATAGAAAAATACCTAGACTTACACAAATGCGGAGCGAATTTAAAAGCGTGTTGCCCGTTTCATGATGAAAGAAGCGCCTCTTTTTTTGTCAGCCAAGAAAAGAATATTTTTAAATGTTTTGGGTGTGGCGTTAGCGGTGATGCGTTTAAATTCTTGCAAGAATTTAAAAAAATCAGTTTCACCGAAGCGATTCAAGAAATAGCCTCCATGTATCACTACACTATAGAATACGACAACAACGAAGAGAAAGAAGAAAAAGAAAGGCTAAAAGAAATTTTAGCGTTTGCTAACAACCTTTTCAAAGAAAGGATTTTAAAAGAGCCTGTTGTTTTAGAGTATTTAAATAGGAGAGGCGTTACACTAGAAAAGGTTAAAGATTACGGTTTGGGTTTTTGCACTAACGAAGAAAAAGAAGAATTGAAAAAGCGTTTTACCCCTTATGATTTGATAGCGAGCGGGCTTTTTAGTGATGCAAACAAAGACAGAGAGCTTAAAATCTTTTGCAATTATAGGATCACTTTTCCCTTGAAAGACACTAAAGGGAACATTGTTAGTTTTAGCGCCAGAACTTGCACGATCAAAAATCCTAGGAATGGCACTAAATACATTAACGGCAGAGACACAAAGATTTTCAAAAAATCTTTCATACTTTACAATTTAGACAGAGCGCGCCAAGCGATAACGCAAAAAAAGCAAGTCATTCTATGCGAGGGTTTTTTTGATGTGATGAGTTTTGAAAATTTTGATTATAATAATTCGGTTTGTTGCATAGGAACGGCATTCACTAAAGAACATGTGAAGATTTTGAACCATTTGAATGCGGAGCTATGTTTTTGTTTAGACAACGATTTAGCAGGATTAGAAGCCAGTATTAGAGCGATTGAAATATGTTTGTTAAACCACACCACTAATTTAAGCGTGATAAAAATTAAAGACAAGGATTTTAAGGACATGGGGGATTATTTAGAAAGGAATAAACGTCCAAACCTAGTTAAGATCAACGGGTTTAAGTTTTATTGCTCTTATTTGTTGCGAGCAGAATTTGACAACAAAACAAAGGATTTTAATTACAAAAGGATTTTAAGAGCGATTAAAGATTTGAACCCCTTTATCAAAGGCGATCTCTTAAAGATTTTAAAAAGCTTTTTACCTAGCGAAGACACCCAAATGGAGAAAATAAAAAAGCCCGTGTTATCCCTTTTAGAAGCGAGGATTTATGCGACAATGCTTGAAAGCGAAGAGTTTAGATACATTGCAAGGAGGTATTTAAGCCCGGAAGATGTGGAGTTTAAAGATATTTTCAAGAAAATCGTTTTAAACGATTTTAGGGGTTTAGACTTTTTGAAAAAATACGAAATTATCAAAGAGCGTGATTATTTACATTGTTTGAACGAGTTTAAGATTAAAGGCTTAAAAAATAGCCTAAAATACGCCATAGAAAACAAAGATTACATGCTTATAGAAGCGCTGAATCATAAGATTAAGGAGTTACAGAACCCGTTTTAA
- a CDS encoding helicase DnaB, translated as MNSFINYPNDLEEFLEEIHITSFTLFNQKIIQALLEMKNKNQVVQLETIRLKIGDEAFESKEFSAILQADSYPNYLDLRSDFKTYLSLKMQEHLANELIKATRKSEIFDFDFLSKYIKLGSNRNGRYYWEWEEFFKSKPKIEKIHTGIDFLDNISDGGFEVGQLILLSGDPESGKTLLSIQYITNAQQQHKVTYFGFEFSVRKHIETLSSKGFKINKENYFIDDLSCEINDLVSQIRGLAKEGHKLFIIDSQMKIQAPIVGRTIEEVETIKFTTLADLAKRLQVIIILIIQNSKNDSYAPTGSRKGAHEAHVMIRIEKIKSGELKHIKDYNERGKYRKVLILKNKQTGLQGIQFFRISDYKLFEISTNYKEFKESDFSGYDLNDFRD; from the coding sequence ATGAATAGTTTCATAAATTATCCAAACGATTTGGAGGAATTTTTAGAAGAAATACACATAACAAGCTTCACGCTTTTTAATCAAAAAATAATTCAAGCTTTGTTAGAGATGAAAAACAAAAACCAAGTCGTGCAGCTTGAAACTATAAGGCTAAAAATAGGCGATGAAGCGTTTGAAAGCAAAGAATTTAGCGCTATTTTACAGGCAGATAGCTATCCGAACTATTTAGACTTAAGGAGCGATTTTAAAACTTATTTGAGTTTAAAGATGCAGGAACATTTAGCAAACGAGCTAATAAAAGCCACACGAAAGAGCGAGATTTTTGATTTTGATTTTTTAAGCAAATACATCAAATTAGGATCTAACCGAAACGGGAGGTATTATTGGGAGTGGGAAGAGTTTTTCAAATCAAAACCTAAAATAGAAAAAATACACACAGGAATTGACTTTTTAGACAATATCAGCGATGGCGGTTTTGAAGTGGGGCAATTGATTTTACTTAGCGGCGATCCCGAATCCGGTAAAACGCTTTTGAGTATCCAATACATCACCAACGCGCAACAACAGCACAAGGTTACTTATTTTGGTTTTGAATTTAGCGTGAGGAAACATATAGAAACCTTGAGCTCTAAAGGTTTCAAAATTAATAAAGAAAATTATTTCATTGATGATCTAAGTTGCGAGATTAATGATCTAGTTTCACAGATTAGAGGTTTAGCTAAAGAAGGGCATAAGCTTTTCATCATTGACAGCCAGATGAAAATACAAGCTCCCATCGTAGGAAGGACGATTGAAGAAGTAGAAACAATTAAATTCACTACTTTAGCCGATCTAGCAAAGCGCTTGCAAGTCATAATTATTTTGATTATTCAAAACTCCAAAAACGACAGCTATGCCCCAACAGGAAGCCGTAAAGGCGCTCATGAAGCGCATGTAATGATTAGGATTGAAAAGATCAAGAGTGGGGAACTCAAACACATTAAAGATTACAATGAGAGAGGCAAATACCGAAAGGTTTTGATTTTAAAAAACAAACAGACAGGATTACAAGGAATTCAATTTTTTAGAATTAGTGATTATAAGTTGTTTGAAATCAGCACGAATTACAAAGAGTTTAAAGAAAGCGATTTTAGCGGCTATGATTTAAACGATTTCAGAGATTAA
- a CDS encoding DNA-binding protein produces MNYILKNNLNVESNYTKTANSILIDSPLSRDARIVFITLSSLASSFNPRKEFLCKQLDMNAKTLNKYLKELVQKGFLKIIYYKNKLGKFLGKRAYILAPTKEQLEQEDFIIVDESNRTETPKFTMRQIVEKQAEKPLKSEVCTETPIFTTLIKKNNNNKHEKMDENVSENLQNQADQKNKHDNFSCLRGSIKNFSMFKHFSDFIFSILGNLDTRGLERRDKQAFERFLNYRNEKEKLTYATKKALLKQALELKEQGQDIVKSVEQSIRKGYNELYAVFEFKARWTPQKQEEEPLEYKPNPKYNGYCIW; encoded by the coding sequence ATGAACTACATACTAAAAAATAATTTGAATGTTGAGAGCAACTACACCAAAACCGCTAATAGTATCCTCATTGACAGCCCGTTAAGCAGAGATGCAAGGATTGTTTTTATCACCTTAAGCAGTCTAGCAAGCTCATTTAACCCAAGAAAAGAATTTTTGTGTAAGCAACTAGACATGAATGCTAAAACTCTTAACAAGTATTTAAAAGAGCTAGTGCAAAAAGGTTTTTTGAAAATCATTTACTACAAAAATAAGTTAGGAAAGTTTTTAGGCAAAAGGGCTTACATTTTAGCGCCAACTAAGGAGCAATTAGAGCAAGAGGACTTTATTATCGTTGATGAATCTAACCGCACCGAAACACCAAAATTTACCATGCGGCAAATTGTAGAAAAACAAGCCGAAAAACCCCTTAAATCCGAAGTTTGCACCGAAACACCAATTTTTACCACCCTTATAAAGAAGAATAATAACAACAAACATGAAAAAATGGATGAGAATGTGAGTGAGAATTTGCAAAATCAAGCGGATCAAAAAAACAAGCATGATAATTTTTCTTGTCTTAGAGGCTCTATTAAAAACTTTAGCATGTTTAAACACTTTAGTGATTTCATTTTTTCTATTTTAGGGAATCTTGACACAAGAGGATTAGAAAGGCGCGATAAACAAGCGTTTGAGCGGTTTTTAAACTACAGAAACGAGAAAGAAAAGCTAACTTACGCCACGAAAAAAGCTTTACTAAAACAAGCGTTAGAGCTGAAAGAACAAGGCCAAGACATAGTAAAAAGTGTAGAGCAGAGTATACGCAAGGGTTATAACGAACTTTATGCTGTTTTTGAGTTTAAAGCTAGATGGACGCCCCAAAAGCAAGAAGAGGAGCCGCTTGAATACAAACCAAACCCCAAATATAACGGTTATTGCATCTGGTAG